Proteins found in one Clostridium kluyveri DSM 555 genomic segment:
- a CDS encoding non-ribosomal peptide synthetase, whose translation MIKDYKAIVENCYSQGIELYVEDGKLKYKSISGALSNDILNELKSSREGLIEFISIKQEKHNDKNLYSPFPLSPVQSSYLFGRGDLYSYGNVSCHIYQEFSYNELDVEKVQKIWNHLINKHDMLRAVIYQENYQEILEKVSEYKLKTDDKMTIRKELEEKIYPLGEWPMFDIGISKDDGESILHFSMDFLIADWSSIWLLLTEFEDMYFDDFYNNESSSLSFKDYRIYEERKKESLEYEKAKEYWKEKTVSLKSAPTLPIKNIRENEIPKFKRISMTLNKKYWQKFKEIAQQKEITPTAAVLTVYSEILKKWSTNKDFSLNLTLFNKKQIGKNIGSLVGDFTNTSIISAKDKQIPFKKLASEFNEEIFSNLDHSIYSGVEVLRDLAKINGNKEFLLPYVFTSAIGLIQKKLRGKYRYGISQTPQVFIDCQAMDTDLGLQINWDIRDKLFEEGLVEDMFKVFEDTLNQLAKSEDIWDKKLTISIPNWQKEERMNVNDTEKVFLKNTLIFDFLKNVINDPEKIAIIDSKKSLSYNEVYKKAVEIAITLREKSINKGDYVVVKLPHNADQVSCILGILMIGAAYVPVDIDTSKKRFESIVKQCNSKVVITDKEFNEKFAEIINVKNIEVEKDMIETFKVEDIDPYSIAYVIFTSGTTGVPKGVLISHSAALNTICDINERFGVTKKDSILAISKLNFDLSVYDIFGMLSVGGTIVYPNEEDYLNPIHWDELVKEYSISVWNTVPALMELYVSFLKEKSKSRESMQLILLSGDWVPLKMPDTLKKAFPKSKIIALGGATEASIWSNYHEYKELEDWWNSIPYGKPLSNQQFYVLDERLEDCPVYCEGNLYISGSGLAEGYLGDEKLTKEKFFIHPKINLRLYSTGDLGRYLPGGEIEFLGRKDNQVKIRGYRIELGEIKNALIEQDEISDALVRVNKQKQDLPIEAIVTLSVEKDNIHNIFNEKIKDLNAVTSLYEKVLSSSKYNEICKTRDEICLHALLNALLELGIFTKVDDAKYNYDEENIKNLSSKYTWLLNRWINQLEESNIIYNEKDNCYTIPKTLEKNIINQKWDGIFSKWENAYGDINLFHYIKNNIDNLIGLLQGKIDPVGILYPEGSDIYTKALYETSINSILINEYYCKFLEKYIKEQKGRKIRILEIGAGTGATAKKLIDILGDEDYEYHFTDSQKYFLPAARNYFNNNKKVLVYKFNVDEDPIEQGLEYNYFDIIVAAYVLENAKNIPKSLKHIRNLAAPKGYLLFSEPVKNEPWILVSQAFMMQEPLDDFRENIFFLTPEQWLKLLSLEDDSSKSYIFPEETFLLYNLGAILFIKQFKKNYTLIDREKIYDKLNIYLPQYMIPSSILFTESFKLNRNGKVDILKNFELMPKLDKDTFVKIEKIEEKLDSLEEEIMIICSKLFGNQQLNRTSNFYDYGADSLILAKVATELKNSLKLSIPFEVLLRGLINNPTVADTSLFIKGYVHPINNDIKYKTDEFIYTKIYKMSGTNQEQRIRILIHGAFGNLENFNSLATELAQQNQGDILVVGVSDVDKYLDMKPIDIVPKLSDIYYEKIMKHGFKNVQIIGYSFSGVVAIEIARSLLESGIEIDNLSIIEGGSISEINYDELILEFVFLKAFKISVSDLKLQQISILDDIFKDSYSYENVLTVTSVLSKLRLESDREIIKNLNHKIQEERFDTYFRVLEEKKEKILSRRSFSELYKIFKKSFEAQMYIPDMYFGDIDYYIAQDNTGAYKHFNLLLDNWRDNVIGNINKYYIPGDHYSAVQDTENAKILAELLKIK comes from the coding sequence ATGATTAAGGATTATAAAGCAATCGTAGAAAATTGTTATAGCCAAGGTATTGAATTATATGTAGAGGATGGGAAATTAAAATACAAATCAATAAGTGGAGCATTATCCAATGATATATTAAATGAATTGAAATCAAGTCGAGAAGGCTTGATTGAGTTTATTAGTATTAAACAAGAAAAACACAATGACAAAAATTTATATTCTCCATTTCCGTTATCTCCTGTACAATCATCTTATTTGTTTGGAAGAGGTGATTTATATTCTTATGGAAATGTTTCTTGTCATATCTATCAGGAATTTTCTTATAATGAATTAGATGTCGAAAAAGTACAAAAAATCTGGAATCATCTGATAAACAAACATGATATGCTTAGGGCAGTAATCTATCAGGAAAATTATCAAGAAATATTAGAAAAAGTGTCTGAATATAAATTAAAAACAGATGACAAGATGACAATTAGAAAAGAACTGGAAGAAAAAATATATCCATTAGGTGAATGGCCAATGTTTGATATTGGGATTTCTAAAGATGATGGAGAATCAATTTTACATTTTTCAATGGATTTTTTAATAGCAGATTGGTCGAGTATTTGGCTATTATTAACTGAGTTTGAAGATATGTATTTTGATGATTTTTATAATAATGAGTCCTCAAGTTTATCTTTTAAAGATTATAGAATTTATGAGGAAAGAAAAAAAGAATCCCTAGAGTATGAAAAAGCTAAGGAATATTGGAAAGAAAAAACTGTGAGTCTAAAATCTGCTCCTACACTGCCAATAAAAAATATTAGAGAAAATGAAATTCCTAAATTCAAAAGAATTTCTATGACACTTAATAAAAAATATTGGCAAAAGTTTAAAGAAATTGCCCAACAGAAAGAAATTACACCTACAGCAGCGGTATTAACAGTATATAGTGAGATATTAAAAAAATGGAGTACAAATAAAGACTTCAGTTTGAACTTAACATTATTCAATAAAAAACAGATTGGTAAAAATATAGGTAGTTTAGTTGGAGATTTTACAAATACCTCTATAATCTCTGCGAAAGATAAACAGATTCCTTTTAAAAAGTTGGCATCGGAATTTAATGAAGAAATATTTAGTAATTTGGATCACAGCATTTACTCAGGAGTGGAAGTATTAAGAGATCTTGCAAAAATAAATGGTAATAAAGAATTTCTTCTCCCATATGTATTTACGAGTGCAATTGGACTTATTCAGAAAAAATTAAGAGGTAAATACAGATATGGTATTTCTCAAACACCACAGGTGTTTATTGACTGTCAAGCTATGGATACAGATTTGGGACTACAAATAAATTGGGATATTCGTGATAAATTATTTGAAGAAGGCCTTGTTGAAGATATGTTTAAAGTCTTTGAAGATACGCTTAACCAATTAGCAAAGTCTGAAGACATATGGGATAAAAAATTGACGATTTCTATTCCAAACTGGCAAAAAGAGGAAAGAATGAATGTTAATGATACAGAAAAAGTATTTTTAAAAAACACACTAATTTTTGACTTTTTAAAAAATGTTATAAATGATCCTGAGAAAATAGCAATAATTGATTCTAAAAAGAGTCTATCGTATAATGAAGTTTACAAAAAAGCGGTCGAAATAGCGATTACATTAAGAGAGAAATCAATTAATAAGGGTGATTATGTAGTTGTAAAACTTCCACATAATGCAGATCAAGTTTCTTGCATATTAGGGATTTTAATGATTGGGGCAGCCTATGTTCCTGTTGATATTGACACAAGTAAAAAGCGATTTGAGAGCATTGTTAAACAGTGTAATAGTAAGGTAGTTATAACTGATAAAGAGTTCAATGAGAAGTTTGCTGAGATAATAAACGTTAAAAATATAGAAGTTGAAAAAGATATGATTGAGACTTTTAAAGTTGAAGATATAGATCCATATAGCATAGCATATGTAATATTTACTTCAGGGACAACAGGAGTTCCAAAAGGTGTCTTAATTAGTCATTCTGCTGCATTAAATACTATATGTGACATCAATGAAAGATTTGGAGTAACAAAAAAAGATTCAATATTAGCTATATCAAAACTTAATTTTGATTTATCAGTTTACGATATTTTCGGAATGCTTTCAGTTGGTGGGACAATTGTATATCCAAATGAAGAAGATTATTTGAATCCAATTCACTGGGATGAATTGGTAAAAGAGTATTCTATCAGCGTCTGGAATACAGTTCCGGCGTTAATGGAATTATATGTTAGTTTTTTAAAAGAAAAATCAAAGAGCAGAGAGTCAATGCAGTTGATTTTATTATCTGGAGATTGGGTGCCACTTAAGATGCCTGACACTTTAAAAAAAGCATTTCCAAAATCAAAAATTATAGCATTAGGTGGAGCGACTGAAGCATCAATATGGTCAAATTATCATGAATATAAAGAACTTGAAGATTGGTGGAACAGTATTCCTTATGGTAAACCCTTAAGTAATCAGCAGTTTTATGTATTGGATGAGAGATTAGAAGATTGTCCAGTATACTGCGAAGGAAACTTATATATTTCGGGCAGTGGGTTAGCAGAAGGATATTTAGGAGATGAAAAACTAACTAAAGAGAAATTTTTTATACATCCAAAAATAAACTTAAGATTATATTCAACAGGGGATTTAGGCAGATATCTACCGGGTGGAGAGATTGAGTTTCTTGGACGAAAAGATAATCAAGTAAAGATAAGAGGATATAGAATAGAACTTGGTGAAATAAAGAATGCATTAATTGAACAAGACGAAATCAGTGATGCTCTGGTAAGAGTAAATAAGCAGAAGCAAGATTTACCAATTGAAGCGATAGTAACTCTTAGTGTAGAAAAAGATAATATTCATAATATATTTAATGAAAAAATTAAGGATTTAAATGCTGTTACTAGCTTATATGAAAAAGTTTTAAGTAGTTCTAAATATAACGAAATTTGTAAAACAAGAGATGAGATTTGTTTACATGCATTATTAAATGCCTTGTTAGAATTAGGTATTTTTACAAAAGTGGATGATGCTAAGTATAATTATGATGAAGAAAATATTAAGAATTTAAGTTCAAAGTATACATGGCTGCTAAACAGATGGATAAATCAATTGGAAGAATCAAATATTATATATAATGAAAAAGATAATTGTTATACTATTCCTAAAACTTTAGAGAAAAATATTATTAATCAGAAGTGGGATGGGATTTTTTCTAAATGGGAAAATGCTTATGGAGATATAAATTTATTTCATTACATTAAAAACAATATAGATAATCTCATAGGTTTATTGCAAGGAAAAATTGATCCTGTTGGAATACTGTATCCTGAAGGTTCAGATATATACACTAAGGCACTTTATGAAACTAGTATAAATTCAATTTTAATAAATGAGTATTATTGTAAATTTTTAGAAAAATATATCAAAGAACAAAAAGGTAGAAAGATTAGAATTCTAGAAATAGGAGCGGGTACAGGTGCTACAGCAAAGAAACTGATAGATATATTAGGTGATGAAGATTATGAGTATCACTTTACAGATTCTCAGAAATATTTTTTACCTGCTGCAAGAAATTATTTCAACAATAATAAAAAGGTATTGGTATATAAATTTAATGTTGATGAAGACCCTATTGAACAAGGCCTTGAATATAATTATTTTGATATAATAGTTGCGGCCTATGTCTTGGAAAATGCAAAAAACATACCGAAGAGCTTAAAACATATAAGAAATTTAGCAGCACCCAAAGGATATTTACTATTTTCTGAACCAGTGAAAAATGAACCATGGATACTTGTATCGCAAGCGTTTATGATGCAAGAACCGTTGGATGATTTTAGAGAAAATATATTTTTCTTAACACCCGAACAATGGTTAAAATTATTGTCTTTAGAAGATGATAGTTCTAAGAGTTATATTTTCCCGGAAGAAACATTTTTGCTGTATAATTTAGGAGCGATTTTGTTTATAAAACAATTTAAAAAGAATTATACATTAATAGATAGAGAAAAAATATACGATAAATTAAATATATATTTGCCGCAATATATGATTCCTTCCAGTATATTATTTACAGAATCATTTAAGTTGAACCGTAATGGCAAGGTAGATATACTTAAAAACTTTGAACTAATGCCGAAATTAGATAAAGATACTTTTGTTAAAATCGAAAAAATTGAAGAAAAGTTAGATTCATTAGAAGAAGAAATTATGATAATTTGTTCAAAATTATTTGGTAATCAGCAGTTGAACCGAACTTCTAATTTCTATGATTATGGAGCGGATTCATTAATTTTGGCGAAGGTTGCAACAGAATTAAAAAATAGTTTAAAGTTGTCTATTCCATTTGAGGTATTATTAAGAGGACTTATTAATAATCCGACTGTAGCGGACACATCATTGTTTATAAAAGGATATGTGCATCCTATAAACAATGATATAAAGTATAAAACAGATGAGTTTATATACACAAAAATCTACAAAATGTCTGGCACAAATCAGGAACAAAGAATAAGAATATTAATACATGGAGCATTTGGGAATTTAGAAAATTTCAATAGCCTGGCGACTGAGCTAGCTCAACAGAATCAAGGAGATATTTTAGTAGTAGGTGTGTCCGATGTTGATAAATATTTGGATATGAAACCAATAGATATAGTTCCTAAGTTATCTGATATTTATTATGAGAAGATAATGAAGCATGGATTTAAAAATGTGCAGATAATAGGATATAGTTTTAGTGGCGTTGTTGCAATAGAAATAGCTAGAAGTTTACTAGAATCTGGAATAGAAATAGATAATTTATCTATTATTGAAGGAGGCAGTATATCTGAAATTAATTATGATGAGTTGATTTTAGAATTTGTCTTTTTGAAGGCTTTTAAAATAAGTGTTTCTGATTTAAAATTGCAACAAATTAGTATATTAGATGACATATTTAAAGACTCGTATAGTTATGAAAATGTCTTAACAGTTACTAGTGTTTTGAGTAAATTAAGATTAGAAAGTGATCGAGAAATAATTAAGAATCTAAATCATAAAATTCAGGAGGAGAGATTTGACACATACTTTAGAGTTCTAGAAGAAAAAAAAGAAAAAATACTGTCAAGAAGATCTTTTTCAGAGTTGTATAAAATATTTAAAAAATCTTTTGAGGCTCAAATGTATATTCCTGATATGTATTTTGGAGATATTGATTACTATATTGCACAGGATAATACAGGAGCGTATAAGCATTTTAATTTGCTATTAGACAACTGGAGAGATAATGTGATTGGAAATATCAATAAATACTATATACCGGGAGATCATTATAGTGCGGTACAAGATACTGAGAATGCAAAAATTTTGGCGGAGCTTCTAAAAATAAAATAG
- a CDS encoding ABC transporter ATP-binding protein, translating into MNEKSPLLRLWELGNSEHTPLKKSIFLAVIGVLFGMLPYFAAAQIIISLMKDRHDYKFYVVGAIVAILGYLLRAVLYALALSVSHKATFSVLKSIRESILEKLPKLPLGTIIDTSSGEMKQIIVDQVESMERPLAHLLPEMIANILGPVCILIYLLILDWRMALLSIISIPLGSIFMGVVMKNYAAQYEGSVKTNSEMNTAIVEYISGIEVIKAFNQGKQSYAKFSKKIKANAFYFYHWMKSCQFFVSLSKSIVPTTLITILPVGFLLYQKGSIGVDVFITTIILSLGIAGPIIAAMNFVDSLAKVGTIVGSIDVILKSEEQQHGKEKVELPDASIYMDNVSFGYHEDKEILHQVSLQIPSGSLTAFVGPSGSGKSTIAKLIAGFWDIKQGYIKIGGTDIKDIPLSQLYSEVSFVSQDNYLFDETILENIRMGDTNASDEDVIRVSIASGCDDFIRKLDQGYNTVAGSKGTHLSGGERQRISIARAMLKDAPIIIFDEATAYIDPENEAIIQQAVGNLIKDKTVIIIAHRLSTIIDADQIFLISDGIVDDHGKHDELLQRNFLYKTMWQAHIGVKDGDEL; encoded by the coding sequence ATGAATGAAAAGAGCCCATTGTTAAGACTTTGGGAGTTAGGAAATAGTGAACATACTCCATTGAAAAAATCAATTTTTTTAGCTGTAATTGGTGTACTGTTTGGTATGCTTCCGTACTTTGCAGCTGCACAAATTATTATTTCACTAATGAAGGACAGGCATGATTACAAATTTTATGTTGTAGGGGCTATTGTTGCTATATTGGGATATTTATTAAGAGCTGTACTTTATGCTTTGGCTCTCTCCGTATCACATAAAGCCACTTTTTCAGTATTGAAAAGTATTCGTGAGAGCATACTTGAAAAGTTACCTAAATTACCTTTAGGGACAATTATAGATACTTCAAGCGGCGAAATGAAGCAAATCATTGTAGATCAAGTGGAAAGCATGGAACGCCCGCTTGCCCATCTTCTGCCCGAAATGATAGCAAATATATTGGGGCCGGTATGTATTTTAATCTATCTGCTTATTTTGGATTGGAGAATGGCATTACTTTCTATCATATCAATACCTCTTGGCAGCATTTTTATGGGGGTTGTTATGAAAAACTATGCTGCTCAATATGAAGGCTCGGTAAAAACAAATAGCGAGATGAATACAGCGATTGTGGAATATATTAGCGGAATTGAGGTTATAAAGGCTTTTAATCAAGGAAAACAATCTTACGCTAAATTTTCAAAAAAAATAAAAGCAAATGCTTTCTATTTTTATCACTGGATGAAAAGCTGCCAGTTTTTTGTATCACTTTCTAAGTCAATTGTTCCGACTACATTGATTACAATACTTCCTGTTGGATTTTTGCTTTATCAAAAAGGAAGTATTGGAGTGGATGTTTTCATTACTACAATTATTCTTTCTCTTGGTATAGCGGGGCCAATTATTGCGGCAATGAATTTTGTGGATAGCCTTGCGAAGGTGGGAACGATAGTAGGCTCAATTGATGTGATCCTCAAAAGCGAGGAGCAGCAACATGGAAAGGAAAAGGTGGAGTTGCCGGATGCAAGCATATATATGGATAATGTTTCGTTTGGATACCATGAAGATAAGGAAATATTGCATCAAGTCAGTTTGCAGATACCGTCGGGAAGCTTAACCGCATTTGTCGGACCCAGTGGAAGTGGAAAATCAACTATTGCAAAACTAATTGCCGGCTTTTGGGACATAAAGCAGGGGTACATAAAAATAGGTGGAACTGATATAAAAGATATACCCTTATCACAACTTTATAGTGAAGTATCCTTTGTTTCTCAAGATAATTACTTATTTGATGAAACCATTCTGGAAAACATTCGTATGGGTGATACAAATGCCAGCGATGAAGATGTGATTAGGGTGTCAATAGCTTCCGGTTGTGATGATTTTATTAGGAAGCTTGACCAGGGCTATAATACGGTTGCCGGAAGTAAAGGAACGCATTTATCAGGAGGAGAGCGACAACGTATTTCAATAGCAAGAGCTATGCTAAAGGATGCACCGATTATTATTTTTGACGAGGCAACTGCATATATTGATCCGGAAAATGAAGCAATCATTCAGCAGGCGGTAGGAAATCTGATAAAAGATAAAACGGTTATTATTATTGCTCATAGACTTTCTACTATCATTGATGCAGATCAAATCTTTCTTATTTCTGACGGAATAGTAGATGACCATGGAAAACATGATGAATTGCTGCAAAGAAATTTTTTATATAAAACGATGTGGCAGGCACATATAGGAGTAAAGGATGGTGATGAACTATGA
- a CDS encoding ABC transporter ATP-binding protein: MISALKKIWEFSGTEKHNINKSILVGFIFAVFYMFQVAAIYFIIVALVNKESSNNVIWISLWLLIVSILGRTVTNYFAQLQQTHAGYFMVANKRIAIGNQLKKVPMGYFNNNNIGEITGITTTVLDDVENTAPMVLVNMLSGFINAVIFTLMVLFFDIRLGIIVIIGSAIYLWITSSMERKSAKLAPKRQQSEAKLVEAVIEQVQGMHIVKSFNLTGKGDKKVRDALEYNRSSNLKLERLFTPYTIAQEMVLRLFSVLIMVISVLLYLNGQMALADALMGVVISFMIFAQIESAGSTMSVLRVVSSSIDHANQTDSIPEMDNEGKEIVPKTHEIEFENVCFSYDKKRILEDISITFPDKAMTAIVGPSGSGKTTICNLIARFWDVDSGRISIGGKDVKYYTLEVLMDQISMVFQNVYLFADTIENNIKFGRPDASYEEVVQAAKKACCHDFITSLPDGYNTFIGEGGNSLSGGEKQRISIARAMLKDAPIVIFDEATANVDPENEDKLQSAIEELTKNKTIIMIAHRLKTVKNADQILVMNHGKVEQQGKHEELLIQNGVYSQFINARQEAISWKVGVSK; encoded by the coding sequence ATGATCAGTGCATTGAAAAAAATATGGGAGTTTTCCGGTACGGAAAAGCACAATATCAATAAGTCTATCCTTGTAGGGTTTATATTTGCAGTTTTCTATATGTTTCAAGTTGCTGCAATATATTTTATCATTGTTGCATTGGTAAATAAGGAAAGTTCAAATAATGTCATTTGGATTTCACTATGGCTTCTTATTGTCAGCATTTTAGGGCGAACCGTTACAAATTATTTTGCACAGTTACAGCAAACACACGCAGGATATTTTATGGTTGCGAATAAAAGAATCGCTATCGGAAATCAGCTAAAAAAGGTACCGATGGGATACTTTAATAACAACAATATTGGAGAAATAACAGGTATCACCACTACCGTATTAGATGATGTTGAAAATACAGCTCCGATGGTACTTGTAAATATGTTAAGTGGATTTATCAATGCTGTCATTTTTACACTTATGGTGTTGTTTTTTGATATTAGGTTGGGAATAATAGTCATCATAGGAAGTGCAATCTATCTTTGGATTACATCATCTATGGAACGAAAATCCGCCAAGTTAGCACCGAAACGTCAACAATCTGAAGCCAAATTAGTTGAAGCAGTCATTGAACAGGTACAAGGAATGCACATTGTTAAATCTTTTAACCTTACAGGGAAAGGAGATAAAAAAGTGCGTGATGCCTTAGAGTATAACCGTAGTTCTAATCTGAAGCTGGAAAGGCTTTTTACCCCGTATACGATTGCCCAAGAAATGGTATTACGCTTATTCAGTGTTTTGATAATGGTTATTTCAGTATTGTTATATTTAAATGGGCAAATGGCATTGGCAGATGCTTTAATGGGTGTGGTTATATCCTTTATGATATTTGCTCAAATAGAATCTGCTGGAAGTACTATGTCGGTTTTAAGAGTGGTAAGCAGTTCTATTGATCATGCAAATCAAACGGACTCTATTCCGGAAATGGATAATGAAGGGAAAGAAATTGTTCCTAAAACACATGAAATAGAATTTGAAAATGTCTGTTTTTCTTATGATAAAAAAAGGATTTTAGAAGATATTTCTATTACTTTTCCAGATAAGGCTATGACTGCCATTGTGGGACCCAGCGGAAGTGGAAAGACAACGATATGCAATTTAATTGCAAGATTTTGGGATGTGGATAGCGGAAGGATAAGCATAGGTGGAAAAGATGTTAAGTATTATACATTAGAGGTTCTAATGGATCAGATTAGTATGGTCTTTCAAAATGTGTACCTTTTTGCTGATACCATCGAAAACAATATCAAATTCGGACGACCTGATGCCAGCTATGAAGAAGTCGTACAAGCAGCAAAGAAGGCTTGTTGCCATGACTTTATTACATCACTGCCGGATGGCTACAATACTTTCATAGGAGAAGGGGGAAATTCATTATCTGGAGGAGAAAAACAACGAATCTCAATAGCGAGGGCTATGCTGAAAGATGCACCTATCGTTATTTTCGATGAAGCTACAGCAAATGTTGATCCTGAAAATGAGGATAAGTTGCAGTCTGCAATAGAGGAACTTACAAAGAACAAAACGATTATTATGATTGCACACAGATTAAAAACAGTAAAAAATGCGGATCAGATTTTGGTAATGAATCATGGGAAGGTAGAACAACAGGGGAAACATGAAGAATTGCTCATACAAAATGGTGTTTATTCCCAATTTATCAATGCAAGACAGGAGGCAATAAGCTGGAAGGTTGGAGTAAGTAAATAA
- a CDS encoding energy-coupling factor transporter transmembrane component T, translated as MEVCEAYMPHKNKGFYLDPRTKILFMAFITTLMFFVHENILMDLAVVVISLLLLLSNHQQKTALIYGGLFALAIIAKLTQGLYALPTLINMIFVLLVALVIRLFPIFMLGYYIIKSTKTNEFIAAMVKWHIPKSFIIPISVVFRFIPTLAEEHSSIKNAMKMRGIKFGTKKFWRNPTIFLEYRVIPLMISVVKIGDELSAAALTRGLGSMKERTSVVVTRFCIYDFIIGMISIGLLVGAFIL; from the coding sequence ATGGAGGTATGTGAGGCATATATGCCTCATAAAAATAAAGGATTTTATCTTGATCCCCGCACAAAGATATTATTTATGGCTTTTATTACAACATTAATGTTCTTTGTGCACGAGAATATTTTAATGGATTTGGCGGTAGTAGTAATATCATTGTTGCTACTACTGTCCAATCATCAGCAAAAAACGGCCCTTATATATGGAGGATTGTTTGCACTTGCTATTATTGCAAAATTGACACAGGGATTATATGCATTGCCAACATTGATTAATATGATTTTTGTATTATTAGTAGCTTTAGTAATACGGTTATTTCCTATTTTTATGTTAGGATACTATATTATAAAATCAACTAAAACAAATGAATTTATAGCGGCAATGGTGAAATGGCATATTCCTAAATCATTTATCATACCAATTTCTGTGGTATTTCGCTTTATTCCAACTTTGGCAGAAGAACATTCTTCTATTAAAAATGCAATGAAAATGAGAGGAATTAAATTTGGAACAAAAAAATTTTGGAGAAATCCTACTATATTTTTAGAATATAGAGTTATTCCTTTAATGATTTCAGTAGTTAAAATTGGAGATGAATTATCAGCAGCTGCATTGACCAGAGGATTGGGAAGTATGAAAGAAAGAACAAGTGTCGTAGTAACAAGATTTTGTATCTATGATTTTATAATAGGAATGATATCGATAGGATTATTAGTAGGGGCATTTATTTTATAA
- a CDS encoding ABC transporter ATP-binding protein, which translates to MIELKNITFTYKSDERHSGIYDLNLIIPTGQVVILCGQSGCGKTTLTRLINGLIPEYYDGELEGNIIINGKNVKNNSICDLAGIVGSVFQNPRSQFFNVDSTSEIAFGCENMGIAREEIYNRIGKVSQELNIKSLLDRNLFDMSGGEKQKIACASVSAMKPDIFVLDEPSSNLDIKTISDLKTVIKKWKKQGKTVIIAEHRLYYLMDIADRVIYMKEGRIENDFSVDEFKNLSEKELHQKGLRSTKYVKFLEMNNNSSTEEIRILDFSYKYDKKIFLDIPKLDIPRNSIVAILGFNGAGKSTFARCLCGIENKSKGVIEVDGTVLESKDRLDKCYMVMQDVNHQLFTESVEEEILLGLNDTEEKNQKDIINNILQTLNLDEFANFHPMSLSGGQKQRVAIASAMVSNREILIFDEPTSGLDYQHMIEVSNCLKDLSDLGKTIFVITHDPELIKECCTYFMYLEKGKVGWSGFWTHENKKTLEKFFMYK; encoded by the coding sequence TTGATAGAATTAAAAAATATAACATTTACGTACAAAAGTGATGAACGACATTCAGGAATTTATGACTTGAATCTTATAATACCCACAGGACAAGTGGTAATTCTTTGTGGGCAATCAGGATGTGGAAAGACCACATTGACAAGATTGATTAATGGGTTAATACCTGAGTATTATGATGGGGAATTAGAAGGGAATATTATTATTAATGGTAAAAATGTTAAAAATAATTCTATTTGTGATTTAGCGGGAATAGTCGGTTCTGTATTTCAGAATCCTCGTTCACAATTTTTTAATGTTGATTCTACAAGTGAAATTGCATTTGGTTGTGAGAATATGGGAATTGCAAGAGAAGAAATTTACAATCGAATCGGAAAAGTATCTCAAGAACTAAATATAAAATCTCTTCTTGATAGAAACTTATTTGATATGTCAGGAGGAGAGAAGCAAAAGATTGCTTGCGCATCTGTATCTGCCATGAAACCGGATATATTTGTTTTGGATGAACCATCTTCAAATTTAGATATTAAAACAATCAGTGATTTAAAGACAGTCATTAAAAAATGGAAGAAACAAGGGAAAACAGTAATTATAGCAGAACATAGATTGTATTATCTTATGGATATTGCAGATAGAGTTATATACATGAAGGAAGGAAGAATTGAAAATGATTTTTCTGTTGATGAATTTAAAAATCTTTCAGAGAAAGAATTACATCAAAAGGGGTTACGTTCAACAAAGTATGTGAAATTTTTGGAAATGAATAATAATAGTAGCACAGAAGAAATTCGGATATTAGATTTTTCATATAAATATGATAAAAAAATATTTTTGGATATACCAAAATTAGATATACCCAGGAATTCCATAGTAGCTATATTGGGCTTTAATGGAGCAGGAAAATCAACTTTTGCAAGATGTCTTTGCGGAATTGAAAATAAATCAAAAGGAGTTATTGAGGTTGATGGAACAGTGTTGGAATCAAAAGATAGGCTGGATAAATGTTATATGGTTATGCAGGATGTCAATCATCAACTCTTTACAGAGAGTGTGGAAGAAGAAATATTACTTGGTTTAAACGATACTGAAGAAAAAAATCAAAAGGATATTATAAATAACATTCTTCAAACATTAAATTTGGATGAGTTTGCTAATTTTCATCCTATGTCATTATCGGGAGGACAAAAGCAAAGAGTTGCAATAGCAAGTGCAATGGTATCTAATAGAGAAATTTTGATTTTTGATGAACCTACATCGGGATTGGATTATCAACATATGATAGAAGTATCAAATTGCTTAAAAGATTTAAGTGATTTAGGAAAAACAATATTCGTTATTACTCATGATCCTGAGTTAATAAAAGAATGTTGTACTTATTTTATGTATTTAGAGAAAGGAAAAGTGGGTTGGAGCGGTTTTTGGACACATGAAAATAAAAAGACCTTGGAAAAATTTTTTATGTATAAATAA